A region of the Cannabis sativa cultivar Pink pepper isolate KNU-18-1 chromosome 3, ASM2916894v1, whole genome shotgun sequence genome:
TCCACTTAACAAATTTGGAGGGAAAGTTTAATCCTACAAGTAAGTCCTCAACAAAACCCCAATCCACAGTATGCTTTACTTAAGTCTATTTTGAAAGCACACCTAGGAGAGACAATCTTCCTACCATAATTCTTAATCAAATCTTAAAAGATTAAGATATTATGAGCAATAGATCTATTCTTGATAAACTCCCATGATTTTggtgaataattaaaaattttgaattttacacTTTTTATACTTGTGTGtgaagaatgttttttttttttcttgaataatGGAGAAATACAGGGATAATAGTGCATAATTGGTCGTATCATATCCCACAAGTACAGGGATAATATAGTactttttttgtcttttgttttttttggggaaattttatttacaccccaaaattttttaaaggcacccctattttaataatttttattttatataaaatttatatttttaattgtactaattttttttttaacttttttcttctaattcataatcttaaaaaatatacatgtcaaacaaaattaaattatattttaaatattatgccaaaagaattaaaataaaaaattatatgaaattttcttagaaaaaaataaaaaatatatataaacatgagttagaaaaaattatgaaattgaaatcaaaatattttataaaaacttgTTCTATAAAAATGttttcacttttttattttttaattgagaattaaaattttaaaaattttgaaaacataaaaaaattactatcaatattttttaaaatatttttttttcttaattaatatttggACTCTGATCCGAACTTGTACCTTCATTCCCGGACTCGGCTCCAACCCCAAACCCGATTTCAAACTcgacttaaaaaaaatcaaaaaatgaaaatgaaaataaaatttacagaaAACACTTTCTATTtcgtttttaaaattgaaaataaaagtggttacagaatatatttctattttttaaaaataaatttttaaaaacaaaattgttAGTTTTacttttatgattaaaaaaattaaaaaacaaaagtattaTCAAATTCCCTTAATCTAATATTTTTGATTTAGTTGTATATACAtgaaaaaatccaaaattttagaatattagaccactttctttcttttccaTTTATGAGTTATTTTTACATAATCTTAACCaaacatcaaaataataataaatcatcATCTTACAAAacattatttatagatatactaACACAGTAGCTTACAACAAATAgtctctttcaaaaaaaaaaaaatatacttacaaATAGTAAATATGCTGGGGAATAGCATTGTACTCTTAGGGCCCGTTTGACACAGCTTTTGAAAAAGTTAAAAgctgtttttcaaaaaaattgtagCAAAAAGATGTTTAGTAAGAAGTTAAAAAACAACTTATTGAAGAATTTATGGAAAATCTATAGTCAAAAGCTAAGGCTGGTACAAccaaatttttagaaaaagctattttgattaaaacactctataataaattattttttactaaaaatttatttaattatttattatatattacaaaaataaaaatatttttttaaaggaaaaaatatttaaaataaataatatttaaattttaactttttatttcatattaaaaaatattttatatttttattattaacaaaaaaatattaacctaagtttcttataaactacaattttttttacaagtgataagaaatataatttaaaaatattaaaaattatttttatgaaatgcaTATAAAGGTATactatggaaaaaaaaaattaaaaatatacaaaaaataaaaaaatttgtataacatatttatatatatatttgtgattataatgaactagattaaaatattatcattattataatagaatTTTAATAACTCGCActactttaaaatatataatttaccaAATACTTAGCTCAACTTTTTTTTACAGTTCTACTACAACTGCTTTTCCCAACAGCACAACTACAGTTGCTTTTTTACATAGCACAGCTGTGCCAAACTGGCCCTTAATTATTAACAGACCACTCTTACAAATCTAAagaataaacctagaaactggAAAACAAATTAAGGGATGAGCTCTAGCAAGGGTGAGCCCAGGTCCCTCTTCAAGATCAACCTTGCCATTAAACCCTTTCCACTCAAAGCACTGAATCATACAAGCAATACTTGTTTGAATGATCAACAAAGCAAGTGAAGCTCCTGGGCACCCTCTTCTTCCACTCCCAAATGGCAAAAGATTGAAACTTTGTCCCCTAACATCCATATGGTTGATATTTCCACTCCCATCTTCACTTAGAAACCTCTTTGGGTTGAATTCAAGAGGATTTTCCCAATATTTGGAGTCTCTACCAATAGCCCATGAGTTAATATACACTCTGGTCTTTTTAGGAATATAGTAACCATTAATGGTGCAATCTTCAGTTGATTCTCTTAGTATTAGTGGCCCAGCTGGGTGAAGCCTCAATGTCTCTTTTGTTATAGCTTGAATATATGGAAGATCAACAATGTCTGACTCCTTTACTAGTCTGGTTTTCCCAACTATGCTATCTATTTCTTTTCTTGCTTTTTTCATAATGTTTGGGTGGTTTATTAGTTCTGATAGTGCCCACTCTATAGTTATGGCAGCTGTTCCAGTCCCAGCTACAAATATATCCTGCAGATGTGaaatatatagtaataaatgtaTGAATGATAATTTAAGGCCTAAATTGCACAATGGTGTTTTACCTTTTCACTCTTAAAGATTAATTCTGAAATATTGCAAATCAAAGTGGTCTTTGAATTTAAGACTTTAAAAGAATGTGTAAGAGTTTGAAAGAACATACCAGTATAATTGCCTTGATATTATCTCTGCCTAATTTGATATGTGATTTGTGATCTTCATCTTTTGCTATGTCAAGCAAAATGTCAAGCAAGTCTTTAACAATGTCATTTCTTCCCTTCTCCACATTCCTAGCTTCTTCGCGCTCTTGTATTATCTTCTCCATCATAGAGTCAAACTTTTCATGGAAGCCTTTCCCTCTTGCCTCAAATCCTTGCAAATCCCAATTtttacaaaaccaaaaaaaatctgACAAATTGAATTTCCCAACAAGTTGGTTTCTCTCTTTGACCAACTCTTTTATCTTCTCAGCCTCActatgatcatcatcatcattccCAGAACACCTTTGCCTCATAATCATTCCTGTTATGATATTATTTGTAAGCTTAGTAAGCTCTTTACCAATTTCAATTGGTTCTTTAGACTCAGCTCTTTTGCTCATCAATTTCAAGAATCTTTTTATCTCTTCACTCCTAACTGGAAGAAGCTTATTAAGTGTTTGGCCACCAAGAAGCTGAGTCACGCACAATTTCTTCATGAACTTCCAATAAGGTCCATAAGGTGCAAATGTGAAGTCAGCTAAGGGATAAGAAATGTGGTCAACTACACTCAACTGAGGTCTATTTGAGAACCAAGTTTCCTTTGTCTTAAGGAAGAGTTTGGCTAATTCAGGGGAGGAAACCACAACAGAGGGAATTGAGCCAAGAGAGAGATAAATCAAGGGGCCATAGGTGTTTGAGATTTTTTGGAAAGATTGGTGTGGTATTGGGCCAAGTAGGTGAAGGTGTCCAATGACAGGAAAAGCAAATGGGCTCGGTGGAAGTCGAACCATGGTTCGACTTTTTGTCAACATGGCTCGAACAAGCATGGTAGAGACTAACCAGACAAGGAAAAGAATGGTGTAACCTTGGAGGCTTTCCATTACTGCAACTCTGCTCATTTTACTTAAGATGTAAAAATGAAAAGTATGAAACTAGTAAAAAGTACTCAAACCAATGCATTTCAAATTGTTGTTTCAATGTCAAATAATTTTGGTGCattgcttttctttttcttttttattctgACAAGATACCAAaataaagacaaaaaaaaaaaaaataccacatCTTTTGTACagacacatattttatatacatttgTGATAAGTACAAAATTTTGTGTGCAATTTGTAGTGCTTTGTACTCACCGAAGCATGGACGACAATGTCCTGTTTGATTACCTTACttgacatatatataatttaattttcattaCTATTAGATGCAAAATATGTTTCTCAAACACAATAAGAATAGCACACAACACTGAAGGAAATAATTTGTGCCAAAAAAATAATACTGGCCATATAATTAATGAAACTCAAAGCTATATATATTATCAATATGAAATCAAACACTTTAACTAATAAAACTTCATTCAGGAGTTTTATCAAACAGGTGGTAGGTACATTTCTTATAAAGAAGTATTATTTCCAATAATTATAAGATTTTAGTAACTTTAATTACATGTGTCTATATTAACTACTCCTATTGTACTAACTAATCTCGAAATTATCACATCATATACAATGAAAGCATTACAATAAGAATAGCACGCAACATAAATAGTATTGTATTTTCCATATAATTAATGCAACTCAAAGCTATATATTATGAATACCAAATCAAACActttaacaaataaaacttcattCAAACAAACCTGTGATACGGTCAGGATGCTATTTGGGAGAATTGAGACAAGAAGGTTGTTGTTGAGGAGGGCAGAGAAGAAGTCAAAAGCCCAATTCTCTAACATTAGATTCAAATAACAAAGATTGGACACGACCCTACTTTATACAAAATTACAAACTGTGTATGTTGTACAAGTTGTATGGAATTAATATAAACCATTTTGTAATTATCGTGAATGTTAAGGGCATTTGGGAGTTTTGTATTCTGAAACTTTCCAACAATAAAGATTGTACACCTAAGAAATCGACCCCGATTCTCCAACTGTGTAATTTCACAAAAATACATTTCAAAAAGTTACCAAAAGAGTATAACAATTGTCTTTGAGGAGGGCCCAACAGAAATGTAACTTTTTTATTtgcttaaaatatataaatatgttataGTGAGAATTTCCTCCTAGTGATACTGGTCCCTTTCTTGAAAAGTGACATGTGTACTTATTCCTCAAAAGAAAGTGATGATATGTCAATAATATGATTTGGATAAGATGCCTGAGACAATGATCTAATTGCATGACTGGCGTGATCAAAGAACAagcataattttttaatttcaatgAGGATTATCGTGAATGTTAATGGCATTATTAATTTGGGAGTTTTGTATTCAATACATTATGAAAGTTTCGAACAAGAAGAAAGAGTACTGTGCCAAAATGAGATATGTACAAACAGCTAATTATTTAGAGACATAATGTACTACATAAGAAGTACAATTAATAATCAGTAGCATTTATAtatgcacatatatatatatatatatatctaaatcACTAAATATAAACTGACTAATGAATTTACTAACACCAAAATGATGATGCTGATGAGATTAGTGTTCAGCCCAAATTCACCATAGCAAAACAAGGGCTTCCATCCTTATCTCTGAAAAACCAAACCTGAACAATCTGACCCATCTTCAGTCTATTTTTTTGAACAACACCTCTGTACCAATTTTTGTTCAACACATAACAAAGACTGTTCTCGCCTTTATATTTCCACCTCGTGAGAGTTAGGTCATTTTCTTCTTCAAGGTTGGGTTGAATGAACCGAACCTTAATTCCTTCCTTCTGGTTGATCTTGTTCTTCTCATCATCATTGAGAAAATCATCAGAACTTATCTGTTTCAAAGGCATTTGAAGACGATTCAAGTTGGGTTGAGTATCACTTTGAAAAAGTTTCCTCTGAATAACCAATTTGAGAGGAGATTGTTGTGGATGATCAGGGAGAGTCATAGTACTGATAATTTGGGAAAGTTCTTCAGATATTGGCGGTGGAGGGTCTGGTCCATCAATTACGCCACCTTTACACGGCTCGTGTTGTATTTGTCGTCGAAACTTAACAATGCGATGTTGTTTCGGGGTGCGGCTTTTCAAGATGATGTTGGTTTCTTCTCCAGGCAATGGCAATGGCAATGGTGGTGGTAGTTGATGGTGACGATAGGACCGGATAGCAATACGAGTAGTCCGGCGTCTCTTTGgaatagggagagagagaaagagagcttTCCTCTTTCTTTCTTCAGATTCCAATTCTTTGATTAGGTCAATATTTCTCCGCTTTTCTTTAATGAAAGAAGCCAAATGATGATGATCATAATGATGATCAGTACCATAATACTCGTCATAAGACAGTACCTCAGAGCACACCCAAGCAAGCAATTCAATCTTTTTCTCATTCgtcattttcttcttcatttaAGTCATTTGAGTTTCTTTGCAAACCAGAAAACTACAAACCCTCAGAAAGTACCCTCTGCGCTATAAAGAGACTAGTGAACCCTACTTTGTATCAGCCCTAATATATAATCTATACCAAATTCCCATTTTACCCTTCACCTTCACGTACAACGTTATTCTTTTAGGAATAGGAAATATAGAAACtaggaaataaataatataattaacaaaaaagGAAATAATCTAGTTACCActtcattaattaataatggtttctaacacataaaatatttcattataACAGAGAAGATTTAAAAGGATATGTCATAACAATCCTCACTCTCAATTAAAATAGGACATCATTTTTAACACAGATTTTTTGTAATACCTTTCTAAGAGCTTATTATACACTTAACAGAAATATTTTAtgattttcttctaatattattttttttttaaaaaaaaattgaaaaagtattatcacataaaaaaattatacacattttttaacaatttaatttttgttcttggactacattttattttattttcttaagtggTGTTTactaacacttttgtttttaaattttttaattacaaaaataaaagtaatatttttatttttaaaattttgattttgaa
Encoded here:
- the LOC115708884 gene encoding cytochrome P450 93A3 isoform X2, giving the protein MESLQGYTILFLVWLVSTMLVRAMLTKSRTMVRLPPSPFAFPVIGHLHLLGPIPHQSFQKISNTYGPLIYLSLGSIPSVVVSSPELAKLFLKTKETWFSNRPQLSVVDHISYPLADFTFAPYGPYWKFMKKLCVTQLLGGQTLNKLLPVRSEEIKRFLKLMSKRAESKEPIEIGKELTKLTNNIITGMIMRQRCSGNDDDDHSEAEKIKELVKERNQLVGKFNLSDFFWFCKNWDLQGFEARGKGFHEKFDSMMEKIIQEREEARNVEKGRNDIVKDLLDILLDIAKDEDHKSHIKLGRDNIKAIILDIFVAGTGTAAITIEWALSELINHPNIMKKARKEIDSIVGKTRLVKESDIVDLPYIQAITKETLRLHPAGPLILRESTEDCTINGYYIPKKTRVYINSWAIGRDSKYWENPLEFNPKRFLSEDGSGNINHMDVRGQSFNLLPFGSGRRGCPGASLALLIIQTSIACMIQCFEWKGFNGKVDLEEGPGLTLARAHPLICFPVSRFIL
- the LOC115708884 gene encoding cytochrome P450 93A3 isoform X1, whose amino-acid sequence is MSRVAVMESLQGYTILFLVWLVSTMLVRAMLTKSRTMVRLPPSPFAFPVIGHLHLLGPIPHQSFQKISNTYGPLIYLSLGSIPSVVVSSPELAKLFLKTKETWFSNRPQLSVVDHISYPLADFTFAPYGPYWKFMKKLCVTQLLGGQTLNKLLPVRSEEIKRFLKLMSKRAESKEPIEIGKELTKLTNNIITGMIMRQRCSGNDDDDHSEAEKIKELVKERNQLVGKFNLSDFFWFCKNWDLQGFEARGKGFHEKFDSMMEKIIQEREEARNVEKGRNDIVKDLLDILLDIAKDEDHKSHIKLGRDNIKAIILDIFVAGTGTAAITIEWALSELINHPNIMKKARKEIDSIVGKTRLVKESDIVDLPYIQAITKETLRLHPAGPLILRESTEDCTINGYYIPKKTRVYINSWAIGRDSKYWENPLEFNPKRFLSEDGSGNINHMDVRGQSFNLLPFGSGRRGCPGASLALLIIQTSIACMIQCFEWKGFNGKVDLEEGPGLTLARAHPLICFPVSRFIL
- the LOC115710985 gene encoding uncharacterized protein LOC115710985, translated to MKKKMTNEKKIELLAWVCSEVLSYDEYYGTDHHYDHHHLASFIKEKRRNIDLIKELESEERKRKALFLSLPIPKRRRTTRIAIRSYRHHQLPPPLPLPLPGEETNIILKSRTPKQHRIVKFRRQIQHEPCKGGVIDGPDPPPPISEELSQIISTMTLPDHPQQSPLKLVIQRKLFQSDTQPNLNRLQMPLKQISSDDFLNDDEKNKINQKEGIKVRFIQPNLEEENDLTLTRWKYKGENSLCYVLNKNWYRGVVQKNRLKMGQIVQVWFFRDKDGSPCFAMVNLG